In a single window of the Pongo abelii isolate AG06213 chromosome 1, NHGRI_mPonAbe1-v2.0_pri, whole genome shotgun sequence genome:
- the GLRX2 gene encoding glutaredoxin-2, mitochondrial isoform X1: MNPRDKQVSSFSPLKDVYTWAALTGIRRSGRPGRTRSAAWRMESNTSSSLENLETAPVNQIQETISDNCVVIFSKTSCSYCTMAKKLFRDMNVNYKVVELDLLEYGNQFQDALYKMTGGRTVPRIFVNGTFIGGATDTHRLHKEGKLLPLVHQCYLKKSKRKEFQ; this comes from the exons ATGAACCCTCGAGATAAGCAAGTGAGCAGCTTCTCTCCTCTAAAGGATGTTTACACGTGGGCGGCACTCACCGGAATCCGGCGCTCGGGCCGCCCTGGGAGGACGCGCTCGGCTGCGTGGAG GATGGAGAGCAACACATCATCATCTTTGGAGAATTTAGAGACGGCGCCTGTGAACCAGATCCAA GAAACAATTTCTGATAATTGTGTGGTGATTTTCTCAAAAACATCCTGTTCTTACTGTACAATGGCAAAAAAGCTTTTCCGTGACATGAATGTTAACTATAAAGTGGTAGAACTGGACCTGCTTGAATATGGAAACCAGTTCCAAGATGCTCTTTACAAAATGACTGGTGGAAGAACT GTTCCAAGAATATTTGTCAATGGTACTTTTATTGGAGGTGCAACTGACACTCATAGGCTTCACAAAGAAGGAAAATTGCTCCCACTAGTTCATcagtgttatttaaaaaaaagtaagaggaaagaatttcagtgA
- the GLRX2 gene encoding glutaredoxin-2, mitochondrial isoform X2, whose translation MESNTSSSLENLETAPVNQIQETISDNCVVIFSKTSCSYCTMAKKLFRDMNVNYKVVELDLLEYGNQFQDALYKMTGGRTVPRIFVNGTFIGGATDTHRLHKEGKLLPLVHQCYLKKSKRKEFQ comes from the exons ATGGAGAGCAACACATCATCATCTTTGGAGAATTTAGAGACGGCGCCTGTGAACCAGATCCAA GAAACAATTTCTGATAATTGTGTGGTGATTTTCTCAAAAACATCCTGTTCTTACTGTACAATGGCAAAAAAGCTTTTCCGTGACATGAATGTTAACTATAAAGTGGTAGAACTGGACCTGCTTGAATATGGAAACCAGTTCCAAGATGCTCTTTACAAAATGACTGGTGGAAGAACT GTTCCAAGAATATTTGTCAATGGTACTTTTATTGGAGGTGCAACTGACACTCATAGGCTTCACAAAGAAGGAAAATTGCTCCCACTAGTTCATcagtgttatttaaaaaaaagtaagaggaaagaatttcagtgA
- the GLRX2 gene encoding glutaredoxin-2, mitochondrial precursor, which yields MLWRRAALAGTRLVWSRSGSAGWLDRAAGAAATAASGMESNTSSSLENLETAPVNQIQETISDNCVVIFSKTSCSYCTMAKKLFRDMNVNYKVVELDLLEYGNQFQDALYKMTGGRTVPRIFVNGTFIGGATDTHRLHKEGKLLPLVHQCYLKKSKRKEFQ from the exons ATGCTCTGGCGCCGCGCGGCGCTGGCGGGGACGCGGCTGGTTTGGAGCAGGAGCGGCTCGGCAGGCTGGCTTGACAGGGCGGCGGGAGCTGCGGCAACTGCGGCCTCTGG GATGGAGAGCAACACATCATCATCTTTGGAGAATTTAGAGACGGCGCCTGTGAACCAGATCCAA GAAACAATTTCTGATAATTGTGTGGTGATTTTCTCAAAAACATCCTGTTCTTACTGTACAATGGCAAAAAAGCTTTTCCGTGACATGAATGTTAACTATAAAGTGGTAGAACTGGACCTGCTTGAATATGGAAACCAGTTCCAAGATGCTCTTTACAAAATGACTGGTGGAAGAACT GTTCCAAGAATATTTGTCAATGGTACTTTTATTGGAGGTGCAACTGACACTCATAGGCTTCACAAAGAAGGAAAATTGCTCCCACTAGTTCATcagtgttatttaaaaaaaagtaagaggaaagaatttcagtgA